One segment of Gilliamella sp. ESL0441 DNA contains the following:
- a CDS encoding DNA repair ATPase: MAEIEQENEQQTTLDKAVAEGGAYEILRKRLTSLGQELNQKTEALNLQRLTEFGKSDMSIIGRIRIRTENNCIARDIVRFGDWLLFGYNVFLGLKKETKIEDVFSLYQLVERDGNYEADSVDLSNTFLNIDRFVQDFNELYTYYKNAQLLQLVERDGKLLASFQIGERVSDIRVFRWSISSDKKTINYIDNRGERDIALPPAYDFEWIETTRENIVNGRFPHINILDTVFVETIGGDLTIKCENNTNDGLGIYREEVLDKNQSINDAKIEYAKVGSLILIKVLPYREENWRYLIYNTLTQKAQRIDFIGQACIQLPEDHGVIFPGGYYLQNGEYKTFDQSMSGMRFRRIRRSPNGEDVLYIFYDPNSGRLALFNYNMIERKLDNPILGHGYAVFEDGRMVVFEGENNEPTRVHPMQIWQTPFYSDEYAATQPTNNSFLGKIGNAELVRGISDLYFISREIDNQSVSSQLYSKLSEDTKRLFDSYFWLSDEKNLSFSPILRNISQTSELVLDEYEKVESIRRQSDSAMREAITNQQDLLAKLYPDSWHETHEYVDALNAIKLQLGSLVTLQTYRYIDLNQIDIMENELKERQTLVSLATAKFLGSDKALEPFISKIEEIEKYLTKADTVAKLVEPIKTADQMSENLDMLSQLMASLKFDDVTLQTKIIESIAEVYAKLNQTKARINQKRKNLSSVEMVAQFGAQFKLFSQSIASALSLATTPEKCDDELSRLLVQLEELENQFSESEEFLNDILAKREEILESFETHKQALLEDRTRRTETLLTAADRILDSIPRRTAKFSDQNELNAFFVADPLALKIREIVEKLRALFDNVKADDIESRFKSARDQAIRSLRDKSEIFESGGNVIKLGPRHKFSVNTQELDLTIVPKEHHLYLQLTGTDYQEKIDHPKLESFKPFWTISLESESPTVYRAEYLAYSIINSALKKEHNFSYEDLSSQLTQPDMLNKTVRDYAAMRYREGYEKGIHDHDAVKILSKLIPLGEAAGLLRYNPLARSLAMLFWHNNQKNDIAKLWPERAKTCKDIQALFGHDEGLKNLQAEMSVELSQFLEKYPIQHEHYHIKQATEYLSYVLAETPLQFTLSKYSSYLYEGLKARLEESHILGDFNQSQCNLKKRLADRWNLIESWFKGLCTLPDYQKLSGYIAEATILCMFDKESNIALEISEIELDITVNDLLGEHSSISQGVLNINLDDFFSRMRKQSRVIIPEFQHYQSLRQEVLDEQRDFLHLDEFKAKPLSSFVRNKLINQVYLPIIGDNLAKQMGTVGESRRTDLMGLLLLISPPGYGKTTLMEYVANRLGLIFMKINGPALGHSVLSFDPQQAPNATARQELEKLNLALEMGNNVMLYVDDIQHTNPEFLQKFISLCDGSRRIEGVWKNKTKTYDLRGKKFCVIMAGNPYTESGEVFKIPDMLANRADIYNLGEVLGGMDEVFASSYIENCLTSNPVLSPLALRDLNDLYQFIDHAQGKPLNSNELSYAYSQAEISEIVAVLRHLLKIREVVFKVNQQYIISAAQSDKYRTEPPFKLQGSYRNMNKLAEKVSSVMNDEELNQIIEDHYLGEAQLLTNGAEENLLKLAEIRGVLTKEQTKRWQQIKADFMRNKTLGGDEANTGNQIVTQLADLVQSVQALKL, translated from the coding sequence GGAAAACTACTTGCAAGTTTCCAGATTGGTGAACGAGTCAGCGATATTCGGGTTTTCCGATGGTCAATTTCGAGCGATAAAAAAACCATTAATTATATTGATAATCGTGGTGAACGTGATATTGCACTTCCTCCTGCTTATGATTTTGAATGGATAGAAACCACACGAGAAAATATTGTCAATGGTCGATTTCCACATATTAATATCTTAGATACTGTTTTTGTTGAAACTATTGGTGGTGACCTAACCATCAAATGTGAAAACAATACGAATGATGGACTAGGAATTTATCGTGAAGAAGTGCTTGATAAAAACCAATCGATCAACGATGCAAAAATTGAATACGCAAAAGTTGGATCATTAATTCTAATCAAAGTTCTACCTTATCGTGAAGAAAACTGGCGTTATTTAATCTATAACACCCTCACCCAAAAAGCCCAACGAATTGATTTTATTGGACAAGCTTGTATTCAGCTACCTGAAGATCATGGTGTAATCTTTCCTGGTGGTTATTATTTGCAAAATGGTGAATATAAAACCTTTGATCAGTCTATGTCAGGTATGCGATTTAGACGCATCAGGCGCTCACCAAACGGTGAAGATGTTCTTTATATATTTTATGATCCAAATTCTGGTCGTTTAGCATTATTTAATTACAACATGATTGAACGAAAACTTGATAACCCTATTCTAGGTCACGGTTATGCAGTTTTTGAAGATGGAAGGATGGTCGTATTTGAAGGCGAAAATAATGAACCAACACGAGTTCATCCAATGCAAATTTGGCAAACGCCTTTTTATAGTGACGAATATGCTGCGACGCAACCAACAAATAACAGCTTTTTAGGTAAAATCGGTAACGCTGAATTAGTACGCGGTATATCTGATCTTTACTTTATATCGCGTGAAATAGATAACCAATCTGTTTCATCTCAACTTTATAGCAAATTAAGTGAGGATACTAAACGACTTTTTGATAGCTATTTCTGGCTTTCTGATGAAAAGAATTTATCATTCTCTCCAATTTTACGTAATATCTCGCAAACAAGTGAATTAGTCCTTGATGAATATGAAAAAGTTGAAAGCATACGCCGTCAATCGGATAGTGCGATGCGTGAAGCGATCACCAATCAACAAGACTTATTAGCAAAATTATATCCAGATAGTTGGCATGAAACTCATGAATACGTCGATGCACTTAATGCGATAAAATTGCAATTAGGTAGTTTGGTTACATTACAAACATATCGATATATAGATTTAAATCAAATAGATATAATGGAAAATGAGCTAAAAGAACGTCAAACTTTAGTTTCATTAGCAACAGCCAAATTTTTAGGCAGTGATAAAGCATTAGAACCATTCATATCTAAAATAGAGGAAATTGAAAAGTATCTTACTAAAGCGGACACAGTTGCCAAACTTGTCGAACCGATAAAAACCGCTGACCAAATGTCAGAAAACTTAGATATGCTTTCTCAATTAATGGCGTCATTAAAATTTGATGATGTCACATTACAAACAAAAATCATTGAATCGATCGCCGAAGTTTATGCCAAACTCAACCAAACGAAAGCACGCATTAACCAAAAACGGAAAAATCTTTCCAGCGTTGAAATGGTGGCGCAATTTGGTGCTCAATTCAAACTCTTTAGTCAAAGTATTGCCAGCGCATTAAGCTTAGCCACGACACCTGAAAAATGTGACGATGAACTATCAAGGCTATTAGTTCAACTTGAAGAACTCGAAAACCAATTTAGCGAAAGTGAAGAGTTCTTAAATGACATACTGGCTAAACGTGAAGAAATCTTAGAATCATTCGAAACGCACAAACAAGCGCTACTTGAAGATCGAACAAGACGAACCGAAACATTACTGACTGCTGCTGACAGAATTTTAGACAGTATTCCACGACGAACAGCAAAATTTTCAGATCAAAACGAACTTAATGCATTTTTTGTTGCCGATCCTTTAGCGCTCAAAATTCGTGAAATAGTTGAAAAATTACGTGCGCTTTTTGATAATGTCAAAGCTGATGATATTGAATCTCGATTCAAAAGTGCTAGAGATCAAGCAATACGTTCTTTACGTGACAAATCTGAAATTTTTGAATCGGGTGGTAATGTCATTAAACTTGGTCCAAGACATAAATTTAGCGTTAACACTCAAGAGCTCGATCTTACTATTGTACCTAAAGAACATCATCTTTACTTACAATTAACAGGTACAGATTATCAAGAAAAAATTGACCATCCAAAATTAGAAAGTTTTAAACCTTTCTGGACAATTTCATTAGAATCGGAATCCCCAACTGTATACCGAGCAGAGTACCTAGCCTACTCAATTATCAATTCGGCGCTAAAAAAGGAACATAATTTTAGTTACGAAGATTTATCCAGTCAGTTAACTCAACCTGATATGTTAAATAAAACCGTTCGTGACTATGCAGCGATGCGATATCGTGAAGGCTACGAAAAAGGTATTCATGATCATGATGCGGTAAAAATATTATCAAAATTAATTCCTTTAGGTGAAGCGGCTGGATTACTACGCTATAACCCTCTTGCACGTAGCTTAGCAATGCTCTTTTGGCATAATAATCAAAAAAATGATATCGCTAAATTATGGCCTGAACGAGCAAAAACCTGTAAAGATATTCAAGCTTTATTTGGTCATGATGAAGGATTAAAAAACTTACAAGCTGAAATGTCAGTTGAACTCTCTCAATTTTTGGAAAAATATCCAATTCAACATGAGCATTATCATATCAAACAAGCAACTGAGTACCTAAGTTATGTTTTAGCTGAAACGCCTCTACAATTTACTTTAAGTAAATATAGTAGCTATTTGTATGAAGGATTAAAAGCTCGACTTGAAGAATCTCACATACTCGGAGACTTTAACCAATCTCAATGCAATCTTAAAAAACGACTAGCGGATCGTTGGAATCTGATTGAAAGCTGGTTTAAAGGACTCTGTACCCTTCCAGATTATCAAAAGTTATCAGGGTATATTGCTGAAGCAACGATCTTATGCATGTTTGATAAAGAAAGTAATATAGCCTTGGAAATTAGCGAAATTGAGCTTGATATTACAGTTAATGACTTATTAGGTGAACACTCAAGTATTTCTCAAGGCGTGTTAAATATTAATTTAGATGACTTCTTTAGCCGTATGCGTAAGCAATCTAGAGTCATCATTCCAGAATTCCAACATTATCAAAGCCTTCGTCAAGAAGTACTAGATGAACAACGAGACTTTTTACACTTAGATGAATTCAAAGCAAAACCTCTAAGCTCATTTGTACGTAATAAGTTGATTAACCAAGTTTACCTACCTATTATAGGTGACAATCTAGCCAAACAGATGGGAACAGTTGGAGAAAGTCGTCGTACTGACTTAATGGGCTTATTATTACTCATCTCTCCGCCAGGTTACGGTAAAACAACTCTCATGGAGTATGTTGCAAATCGGCTCGGCTTAATTTTTATGAAAATTAACGGCCCAGCACTAGGACACAGCGTGTTATCATTTGATCCTCAGCAAGCGCCAAATGCTACCGCTCGCCAGGAACTTGAAAAGCTGAATTTAGCGCTGGAAATGGGTAATAATGTCATGTTATATGTTGACGATATTCAACATACTAATCCTGAATTTTTACAAAAATTTATTTCATTATGTGATGGTTCTCGTCGTATTGAAGGGGTTTGGAAAAATAAAACCAAAACTTATGATCTTCGAGGTAAAAAATTCTGTGTCATTATGGCGGGTAACCCTTATACCGAATCAGGTGAGGTTTTCAAAATCCCTGACATGCTAGCCAACCGTGCAGATATTTACAACTTAGGGGAAGTTTTAGGTGGCATGGATGAAGTGTTCGCATCAAGTTATATTGAAAACTGCTTAACATCAAATCCGGTATTATCGCCATTGGCACTGCGTGATCTTAATGACTTATATCAATTTATCGACCATGCGCAAGGAAAACCGTTAAACAGCAATGAACTTAGCTATGCCTATAGCCAAGCGGAAATTAGCGAAATTGTAGCCGTACTGCGTCATTTACTGAAAATTCGAGAAGTCGTCTTTAAAGTCAATCAGCAATATATTATTAGTGCAGCGCAATCAGATAAATACCGAACAGAACCGCCGTTCAAGTTACAAGGTAGTTATCGAAACATGAACAAACTTGCTGAAAAAGTCTCTTCAGTAATGAATGATGAAGAACTCAATCAAATTATTGAAGATCACTACTTGGGCGAGGCACAACTGCTGACCAACGGCGCAGAAGAAAATCTGCTTAAACTTGCTGAAATTCGAGGTGTGTTAACAAAAGAACAAACTAAACGTTGGCAACAAATCAAAGCTGACTTTATGCGCAATAAAACACTAGGTGGTGACGAAGCGAATACCGGAAACCAAATTGTTACCCAATTAGCTGACTTAGTACAAAGTGTACAGGCATTAAAATTATAA